The Methanococcoides methylutens MM1 genome has a window encoding:
- a CDS encoding AsnC family transcriptional regulator, whose translation MEIEDKTLKLISDSKEGVFQNELWKLLEIDSRKCSRVVTKLMNANLITRESAVNNGARTYLIKVVAPEEESFDLLLAGEIFSPCAGCRLACQPEYCELLSQWIHQLTLEDEQKEAEE comes from the coding sequence ATGGAAATAGAAGATAAGACTCTCAAACTGATAAGCGATAGCAAAGAAGGTGTCTTCCAGAACGAGCTCTGGAAGCTGTTGGAGATCGACAGCCGCAAGTGCTCAAGGGTCGTCACCAAGCTGATGAACGCTAACCTGATCACCCGTGAGTCCGCCGTCAACAACGGCGCAAGGACCTACCTGATCAAAGTAGTTGCACCTGAAGAGGAATCTTTCGATCTCCTCCTCGCAGGAGAAATTTTCTCCCCCTGTGCAGGCTGCAGGTTAGCCTGCCAGCCCGAATACTGCGAACTGCTATCCCAGTGGATCCACCAGCTAACCCTGGAAGACGAACAAAAAGAAGCCGAAGAGTGA
- a CDS encoding LSM domain-containing protein, translating into MFPNKKVQKLVGSKVQVEMKGNQHILEGKLESADDYLNLHLVDTVEIADGQRLRSLGSVVLRGNNIILIVPVEN; encoded by the coding sequence TTGTTCCCAAATAAGAAAGTTCAGAAACTGGTAGGATCTAAGGTCCAGGTAGAGATGAAAGGCAACCAGCATATTCTTGAAGGTAAACTGGAAAGTGCTGACGATTACCTTAACCTTCACCTTGTGGACACTGTTGAGATAGCTGACGGACAGCGCCTGCGCTCTCTCGGTTCCGTTGTATTGAGAGGAAACAACATTATCCTGATCGTACCTGTAGAGAACTAA
- a CDS encoding DUF3467 domain-containing protein — protein MTEENNNPEGKVAKKLKIEIRKPEDFKQVYAIGALGGHSPYDFRIGFYNDSPKGFDKSSNSQVVQRSIETEVILSPLAALELSHWLEQHIRDYQAMFGPITKVQKQPQKVKQPEDTSEIQGYI, from the coding sequence ATGACAGAAGAGAATAACAATCCTGAAGGTAAGGTGGCAAAGAAGTTGAAGATAGAGATCCGAAAACCTGAGGATTTCAAACAGGTCTACGCCATCGGAGCCCTTGGTGGACACAGCCCTTATGATTTCAGGATCGGATTCTACAATGACAGCCCCAAGGGATTTGACAAGTCTTCTAATTCACAAGTGGTACAGAGGAGCATTGAGACAGAAGTGATACTCTCCCCTCTTGCGGCACTGGAGCTTTCCCACTGGCTCGAGCAGCACATCAGGGACTACCAGGCTATGTTCGGACCTATCACAAAGGTGCAGAAGCAGCCGCAGAAGGTAAAGCAGCCTGAAGACACATCCGAGATACAGGGCTATATCTGA